A region from the Cydia amplana chromosome 7, ilCydAmpl1.1, whole genome shotgun sequence genome encodes:
- the LOC134649469 gene encoding NPC intracellular cholesterol transporter 1-like, which produces MPSKEKIKTPQQLWENVSSRFVHFVEQLFFILGVHVGRHPVRTVVLSWTFVILSGVGLMKFHIEKNPMKLWVPPESDFYRDTYWYVNQFGTAFRLQRVLVEADDVLQPDVLQAIYNITEQVNTLRVRYNHTDYSINELCYKVPAITNFFNFNTKSVKQVSDNSSLSKNNKNSDSEFTDPTSWIGEDFYCGFIENFPMTCLQHNIVDLFKNDLDLIKGATKYDIVSKVNSVKINPVSGHDFDYTELLGGMSHDENGDIVAAKSVILTWYTEVNMSAVDLNEVGNLVGTEDWLTVPLGLWEQKYVDLMVTLSNNLSNITLYYEAGRSFADVSGDAIMQELGKLFIGILLMFMYIQFGLSRFTWLEVRLTLGSVGLLCVGMAYISAVSWCSVIGISFGPVHSSLPFLLMGLGVDDMFVMQACWENLPEADSRKSIPYKVGLMLKHAGVSIVITSFTDIVALLIGAITILPSLKSFCIYAAFGVFFIFCYSVTFYVAVFTLDIKRIEANRNGILFCYRHKSPVSLAKDKTTMQKLFAKFYKNVVFTTPGKIIVIIFTLAVTGFSIEAILKLEQRFDPKWFIPEYSDYKQYLNVHDHYYPEEGHTAMVFLGEMDYRQELSHLYNMTKSLENKTYVKDVVTWLHPFHGYVQSNFHLDVYNSTAVSKEQFNLYLSKFLFSPIGGRYQRNLKFSKPFKCGQSATTIKASHISFKFTKFNGPDEYIPAMNQVKNLVENASISSGDGYRSVWSKVFANWVTDEIIAVEVERNVELALLCVMVCTAVLITNLQMCFWIFMCVLLTIVNVLGFMQRWGMTVDIVCCIGLELAIGLCVDYAAHVGHTFLTIPDGSRSDRAFKTITAIGGAVLLGGGATLLSLSLLSMSQAYTFQTFAKIFLLVIIFGLFNGLVFLPVVLSLIGPAGHKSNVKGPEEVEMNGKQRALETE; this is translated from the coding sequence ATGCCATCAAAAGAGAAAATTAAGACCCCTCAACAACTATGGGAGAATGTTTCATCAAGATTTGTCCACTTTGTGGAGCAATTATTTTTCATCCTCGGAGTACACGTTGGAAGACATCCAGTGCGGACTGTTGTATTAAGTTGGACCTTTGTGATATTAAGTGGAGTTGGATTGATGAAGTTCCATATAGAAAAGAACCCCATGAAACTGTGGGTTCCACCTGAATCAGACTTTTACCGTGACACATATTGGTATGTTAACCAGTTTGGAACTGCCTTCCGCCTGCAGAGGGTGCTGGTGGAAGCCGATGATGTCCTGCAGCCTGATGTACTACAAGCCATATACAACATCACAGAGCAAGTAAATACTCTTCGAGTTAGATATAATCACACTGATTACTCCATAAATGAACTGTGCTATAAAGTCCCAGCTATtacaaacttttttaatttcaacacAAAATCTGTGAAACAAGTGAGTGATAATTCTAGCTTatcaaaaaacaataaaaatagtgATAGTGAATTTACAGATCCAACATCTTGGATCGGTGAAGACTTTTACTGTGGATTTATTGAAAACTTTCCGATGACATGTTTGCAGCACAATATTGTAGATTTGTTTAAGAATGACTTAGATTTAATTAAAGGTGCAACTAAATATGACATTGTTAGTAAAGTAAATAGTGTTAAGATTAACCCTGTTTCGGGTCATGATTTTGATTATACAGAGTTGCTGGGTGGCATGAGTCATGATGAAAACGGAGACATTGTTGCAGCCAAGTCTGTTATACTGACTTGGTATACAGAAGTAAATATGTCAGCCGTTGACTTGAATGAAGTGGGTAATTTAGTAGGGACTGAAGACTGGCTTACTGTGCCTCTTGGTTTGTGGGAACAGAAATATGTCGATTTAATGGTCACATTATCAAACAATCTGAGCAACATTACACTCTATTATGAAGCTGGAAGAAGTTTCGCTGACGTAAGTGGAGATGCGATAATGCAAGAACTTGGTAAACTGTTCATTGGTATTCTTTtaatgtttatgtatatacaGTTTGGACTCTCTAGATTTACCTGGTTAGAGGTAAGGTTGACTTTAGGCAGCGTAGGTTTACTGTGTGTAGGTATGGCATATATCTCGGCCGTTAGTTGGTGTTCCGTCATTGGTATCTCATTTGGTCCCGTCCATTCGTCTCTACCATTTCTCCTAATGGGTTTAGGTGTAGACGACATGTTTGTAATGCAAGCTTGTTGGGAAAATTTACCTGAAGCTGACTCGCGAAAGAGCATCCCATATAAAGTGGGGCTGATGCTGAAACACGCAGGCGTGTCCATCGTCATCACTTCCTTCACTGATATTGTCGCCCTACTGATTGGCGCCATCACAATTTTACCATCGTTAAAATCTTTCTGTATATACGCGGCGTTTGgggtatttttcattttttgttACTCTGTTACTTTCTACGTAGCTGTGTTTACCCTGGATATAAAGAGAATAGAAGCGAATAGAAATGGTATCCTATTTTGTTATCGCCACAAATCTCCAGTTTCGCTGGCTAAGGATAAGACTACTATGCAAAAATTGTTtgcaaaattttataaaaacgtGGTTTTTACTACACCTGGTAAAATAATAGTCATTATATTTACATTGGCTGTAACAGGATTTAGCATAGAAGCGATACTTAAATTGGAACAGAGGTTTGATCCTAAATGGTTTATTCCCGAATATTCTGACTACAAGCAGTACCTGAACGTTCACGACCACTATTACCCAGAAGAAGGGCATACAGCAATGGTTTTCCTCGGAGAAATGGATTACCGCCAAGAACTGTCGCATTTGTATAATATGACGAAATCTTTGGAAAATAAGACGTATGTTAAGGATGTTGTTACTTGGCTCCATCCTTTTCACGGATATGTACAAAGTAACTTCCATTTAGATGTGTACAACTCAACCGCCGTTTCAAAGGAACAGTTCAACTTGTATTTATCTAAGTTCTTATTTAGTCCAATCGGTGGAAGATACCAAAGGAATTTAAAGTTTTCAAAACCGTTTAAGTGTGGTCAATCGGCAACGACGATAAAGGCATCTCATATATCATTTAAATTTACAAAATTCAACGGACCAGACGAATACATTCCGGCAATGAATCAAGTAAAGAATTTAGTGGAGAATGCGTCCATATCTTCCGGTGACGGATATCGCAGCGTATGGTCGAAAGTCTTCGCCAACTGGGTCACAGATGAAATCATAGCTGTCGAAGTCGAGAGGAACGTAGAGTTGGCTCTGCTGTGCGTCATGGTTTGCACGGCAGTCTTGATAACAAATCTGCAGATGTGTTTTTGGATATTCATGTGTGTTCTATTAACAATAGTAAATGTTTTAGGTTTTATGCAAAGATGGGGGATGACTGTGGACATAGTTTGCTGTATCGGACTCGAGCTTGCAATAGGTTTGTGCGTGGACTACGCGGCGCACGTAGGACACACGTTCCTCACGATTCCTGACGGCTCTCGATCCGATAGGGCTTTCAAAACGATCACGGCAATAGGCGGTGCGGTGCTGTTAGGTGGAGGGGCTACCTTACTTTCCTTGTCTCTTCTAAGCATGTCACAAGCTTACACTTTCCAGACATTTGCCAAAATTTTCCTTCTCGTCATAATTTTCGGCTTATTCAACGGGTTGGTGTTTCTGCCAGT